A genomic segment from Chitinophaga niabensis encodes:
- a CDS encoding GlxA family transcriptional regulator yields MKHISILVPSGAAALGTIEGPLVMFTKANDFLQSMGKKALFKVQTVGINGEPQVYDRLFKVYPDLMIKDVHHTDLIIVPAVNGDRQEVIDANKDFFPWIVDHYKKGTEVASLCVGAFLLASTGLVNGRKCSTHWLAANEFRELFPDVNLVPDRIITDEHGIYTSGGANSFWNLLLHLLEKYTDRETAILAAKYFEIEIDRYSQNSFVVFNGQRDHQDEPVLKAQEFIETNFSDKITVDQLAAMFSVGRRSLERRFKKATRNTVSEYIQRVKIEAAKKSFETSRKNINEIMWEVGYNDTKAFRTIFKKTTGLSPLEYRNKYNKEAVSATA; encoded by the coding sequence ATGAAACACATATCTATCCTCGTTCCAAGTGGCGCCGCGGCGCTGGGTACCATTGAAGGCCCGCTCGTTATGTTCACTAAAGCGAATGACTTCCTGCAAAGCATGGGAAAGAAAGCCCTGTTTAAAGTGCAAACGGTAGGGATCAATGGAGAACCACAGGTATATGACAGGTTGTTTAAAGTGTATCCTGACCTGATGATCAAAGATGTTCATCATACAGACCTTATCATTGTTCCTGCAGTGAATGGAGACAGGCAGGAAGTGATCGATGCCAACAAAGATTTTTTCCCCTGGATCGTAGATCATTATAAAAAAGGCACAGAAGTAGCAAGCTTGTGTGTAGGTGCTTTTTTACTGGCATCCACCGGTTTGGTGAATGGGCGTAAGTGTTCCACCCATTGGCTGGCAGCCAATGAATTCAGGGAGTTATTCCCGGATGTGAACCTGGTGCCGGACAGGATCATTACAGATGAACATGGCATCTATACCAGCGGTGGTGCCAACTCTTTCTGGAACCTCTTATTGCACCTGCTGGAGAAATATACTGACAGGGAAACAGCTATCCTTGCTGCCAAATATTTTGAGATAGAAATAGACCGTTACAGCCAGAATTCTTTTGTTGTGTTCAATGGTCAGAGAGATCACCAGGACGAACCCGTGCTGAAAGCACAGGAATTCATAGAAACTAATTTCTCTGATAAGATCACGGTAGATCAATTGGCTGCTATGTTCTCCGTAGGCCGCAGAAGCCTGGAAAGAAGGTTCAAGAAAGCTACCCGCAACACCGTGTCTGAATATATTCAACGGGTGAAAATAGAAGCTGCCAAAAAGAGCTTTGAAACCAGCCGTAAGAATATCAACGAGATCATGTGGGAAGTTGGTTATAACGATACCAAAGCTTTCAGGACCATCTTTAAGAAAACAACAGGTTTATCGCCGCTGGAATACAGGAATAAGTATAACAAAGAGGCAGTGTCTGCTACAGCCTGA
- a CDS encoding DoxX family protein has translation MKKIKIIYWIFTGLLSVLMTIGSVPDIIMVPEARTLFQHLGYPMYLLPFIGVAKILGIIAILVPGFNRLKEWAYAGLFFDITGALYSHIATGDPASVWAPLVIGYILIFGSYIYHHKKLKAVAMTYAV, from the coding sequence ATGAAAAAGATAAAAATCATCTACTGGATCTTCACTGGCCTTTTATCCGTATTAATGACTATAGGCTCTGTTCCTGATATCATCATGGTTCCGGAAGCCAGAACATTATTTCAACACCTCGGTTACCCGATGTACCTTTTACCGTTTATAGGTGTTGCAAAGATACTGGGCATTATAGCCATCCTGGTACCTGGCTTCAACAGGTTGAAGGAATGGGCTTATGCAGGGCTCTTTTTTGATATCACCGGCGCCTTATACAGCCATATTGCCACAGGAGACCCTGCATCGGTCTGGGCTCCTTTAGTGATCGGATATATATTGATCTTTGGTTCTTACATCTATCATCATAAAAAACTGAAAGCGGTGGCCATGACCTATGCTGTTTAG
- a CDS encoding DinB family protein has protein sequence MEQQTPVIFAKELLVHWQGHRSLTRRVIEAFPEEQLFQYSIGGMRPFAAMAMELIRLASLGITGMHTGKWDVYDSPLLEKDTPPATKEEILQLWDILTTKINTIWPQIRPERFQEVDKAFGMYEGVVANLMLYWIDNENHHRGQGYVYLRSLGIEPPPFWDR, from the coding sequence ATGGAACAACAAACACCCGTGATCTTTGCGAAAGAATTACTCGTACACTGGCAAGGGCATCGTTCATTGACCCGCCGCGTTATTGAAGCTTTTCCGGAAGAACAGCTATTCCAATATTCCATTGGTGGTATGCGCCCATTTGCAGCTATGGCTATGGAACTGATCAGGCTGGCATCTTTAGGTATCACCGGCATGCATACCGGCAAATGGGATGTGTATGACAGTCCCTTGTTAGAGAAAGATACGCCGCCGGCAACCAAGGAAGAGATCCTGCAGCTCTGGGATATCCTCACCACAAAAATAAATACTATCTGGCCACAGATCCGCCCGGAGCGTTTCCAGGAAGTAGATAAGGCTTTTGGCATGTATGAAGGAGTAGTTGCCAACCTCATGTTGTACTGGATCGATAACGAGAACCATCATCGCGGTCAGGGATATGTTTATCTCCGTTCACTGGGTATTGAACCACCTCCTTTCTGGGACAGATAA
- a CDS encoding helix-turn-helix domain-containing protein translates to MIFKRILPPPGLGRIIECYWIAESEDNRPAKEKIIPDGFPEMIFHYGDPYRINLHHGNWELQTQSLLAGQIRRHFFLENTGKSGVLGIKLQPTALAHLFDISMHTLTDKVADLSTLLTVPLQTLLCSAAPHDEKINALNQWFNTFPLPGTNHAGKAIELIREYKGALSVADVIAQLGISERHLERLFKRYVGLSPKFYARIIRFNHIFHLNQERNPDWTHLAFNAGYYDQSHFIRNFKAFTGEDPSGYYFEEDNMANFFLQKKGRSGLYNTL, encoded by the coding sequence ATGATCTTTAAACGCATCCTTCCGCCTCCGGGGCTGGGCCGGATCATTGAATGTTACTGGATCGCTGAAAGTGAAGATAACAGGCCCGCAAAAGAAAAGATCATCCCGGATGGTTTTCCGGAGATGATCTTTCATTATGGTGATCCCTACCGCATTAACCTGCATCATGGTAACTGGGAACTGCAAACACAAAGTTTACTGGCAGGGCAGATCCGCCGGCACTTCTTCCTGGAAAATACAGGAAAGAGTGGCGTATTAGGCATCAAACTGCAACCAACTGCCCTCGCCCACCTTTTTGATATCTCTATGCATACCTTAACGGATAAGGTGGCAGACCTTTCCACTTTACTTACCGTTCCGCTGCAAACATTGCTCTGCTCTGCAGCGCCGCATGATGAAAAGATAAATGCCCTCAACCAATGGTTCAATACTTTTCCTTTACCTGGAACAAACCATGCAGGTAAAGCCATTGAGCTGATCCGGGAATACAAAGGCGCCCTATCCGTAGCAGATGTTATTGCACAACTGGGCATCAGCGAAAGGCACCTGGAACGTTTGTTCAAAAGATATGTAGGGCTCTCTCCAAAATTCTATGCGCGTATCATCCGGTTCAATCACATCTTTCACCTGAACCAGGAACGGAACCCTGACTGGACGCACCTGGCCTTTAATGCAGGGTATTACGATCAGTCTCATTTCATCCGGAACTTCAAAGCATTTACGGGAGAAGATCCTTCCGGTTATTATTTTGAAGAAGATAATATGGCGAACTTTTTTCTGCAAAAGAAAGGCAGGTCGGGTTTGTACAATACTTTGTAA
- a CDS encoding DUF6265 family protein encodes MKKLLSITILLLAAQAIHAQDLSKVSWMLGQWKSVNAKTGNTSYENWTKVSDREWQGKGFRLSRSGTDTLFQEKLKIITKDNTLYYVADLKENAAPVYFKFTAINEEGFTCENPEHDFPKKISYQRDGNKLKATISGDGKEFSYYFNR; translated from the coding sequence ATGAAAAAACTGCTATCTATCACAATCCTCTTACTGGCCGCACAGGCTATACATGCGCAGGACCTTTCCAAGGTCAGCTGGATGCTGGGGCAATGGAAAAGCGTGAATGCAAAAACAGGTAATACTTCCTACGAGAACTGGACGAAGGTATCAGACCGGGAATGGCAGGGAAAAGGTTTTCGTTTATCCCGCAGCGGTACAGATACGCTCTTCCAGGAGAAACTGAAGATCATTACAAAAGACAACACCCTCTACTATGTAGCAGATCTTAAAGAAAATGCTGCTCCGGTGTATTTCAAATTCACCGCCATCAATGAAGAGGGATTCACCTGCGAAAACCCGGAGCACGATTTCCCGAAAAAGATCAGTTACCAGCGGGATGGTAATAAGTTAAAAGCCACCATTTCCGGAGATGGCAAGGAATTCAGTTATTATTTCAACCGGTAA
- a CDS encoding sensor histidine kinase has product MKHIPLLLLLCWLPRDLSAQTADSLSYVKGRFYAQRAEGIKTPDKLTQARGSLELGMLFLLDGAADSCLFYGLEALSLAESIGNDSIASAASQLVGNQYKLQKKFPRAHYYLNMGINYSRKTQYESLQLHALGNKSMLYSWENKPDSAIPLQLQILSVFEKQKDTLGITKVHMVLAGCYSTKKDTATARKHLELFEAGLRMKKYRAQLTCDLMIVAGIIHWELRDIAVAQDYLLKAIPIARSLDSKYMLQRAYDTLHAIEVKKKDFKQALAYLDTAYQYRDSIAGEKSIRHAQQLEIQFRTAQKDKELAENKLALKQQNLLIAILGILVLLGLIVYGYFRHKQQLLKGKLINLRQENKLGLMEAAIQGEERERGRIAKDLHDGLAGMLAAVKMHFESLQYDHPALKDSADFEQVNLLLNNASGEVRKTAHNLMPEMLTESGLYEALRKYCNSISISRFRIDYYTIGDLTRFPPNFEISVYRIVQELLHNIVKHAQATYAMVQLSQTKETLTITVEDNGVGMDGQAGGDGMGMESLRNRVAAMNGTICWEKNQRDETSVYIEFNLKIITHAGS; this is encoded by the coding sequence ATGAAACATATACCCCTCCTTCTTTTGCTCTGCTGGCTGCCCCGGGACCTTTCTGCCCAGACGGCAGACAGTCTTTCCTATGTAAAAGGAAGGTTCTATGCCCAACGGGCGGAGGGCATCAAAACCCCGGACAAACTCACGCAGGCAAGGGGTAGCCTGGAACTGGGCATGCTCTTTTTGCTGGATGGTGCCGCAGATTCCTGTCTTTTTTATGGGCTGGAAGCCCTGTCCCTTGCTGAAAGCATTGGAAACGACAGTATTGCTTCCGCCGCCAGCCAGTTGGTGGGCAACCAGTATAAGCTCCAGAAAAAGTTCCCCAGGGCCCATTATTACCTGAACATGGGGATCAATTATTCCCGTAAAACGCAGTATGAGTCCCTGCAGCTGCATGCGCTGGGCAACAAATCCATGTTATATAGCTGGGAGAACAAGCCGGATTCTGCCATTCCCCTCCAACTGCAGATCCTCTCCGTTTTCGAAAAACAGAAAGATACCCTGGGCATCACCAAAGTGCATATGGTACTGGCAGGATGTTACAGCACCAAAAAAGATACGGCAACTGCCCGTAAACACCTGGAACTCTTTGAAGCAGGTCTCCGGATGAAAAAATACAGGGCACAGCTCACCTGCGACCTGATGATAGTAGCCGGCATCATCCACTGGGAACTGCGGGATATTGCCGTTGCACAGGACTATCTGTTAAAAGCCATCCCTATAGCACGCTCGCTGGATTCCAAGTATATGCTGCAGCGTGCTTATGATACCCTGCATGCCATTGAAGTAAAAAAGAAAGATTTCAAACAGGCCCTGGCCTACCTCGATACGGCTTACCAGTATAGGGACAGTATAGCCGGCGAAAAGAGCATCCGGCATGCGCAGCAGCTGGAAATACAGTTCAGAACAGCTCAAAAAGATAAGGAACTGGCAGAAAATAAACTGGCATTGAAACAGCAGAACCTGCTGATCGCTATCCTGGGCATACTGGTATTGCTGGGGCTGATCGTGTACGGTTATTTCCGTCATAAACAACAACTGCTGAAAGGCAAACTGATAAACCTCCGGCAGGAAAATAAACTGGGCCTGATGGAAGCGGCCATACAGGGAGAGGAAAGAGAAAGGGGCCGCATTGCAAAAGACCTCCACGATGGTTTAGCCGGTATGCTGGCGGCTGTGAAAATGCATTTTGAATCCCTGCAATACGATCATCCTGCATTAAAAGACTCTGCAGATTTTGAACAGGTAAACCTGCTGCTGAACAATGCTTCCGGCGAAGTACGTAAAACAGCGCATAACCTGATGCCTGAAATGCTCACAGAATCAGGGCTGTACGAAGCCTTAAGGAAGTATTGCAATAGTATCAGCATCAGCCGGTTCAGGATAGACTATTACACCATCGGAGACCTTACCCGCTTCCCTCCCAACTTTGAAATATCTGTTTACCGCATTGTGCAGGAGTTACTGCACAATATTGTTAAACATGCCCAGGCTACCTATGCCATGGTGCAGCTTTCCCAGACCAAAGAAACCTTAACAATAACAGTAGAAGATAACGGCGTGGGGATGGATGGACAGGCAGGCGGAGACGGGATGGGAATGGAAAGCCTCCGTAACCGTGTGGCGGCCATGAATGGCACCATCTGCTGGGAAAAGAATCAACGGGATGAAACCAGTGTATATATCGAATTTAATCTCAAAATTATTACGCATGCGGGAAGCTAA
- a CDS encoding response regulator: protein MREAKISVAIADDHLIVVNGLKAMLAKRSELQILFDAANGEELLEALTVHQPHVLLLDIQMPGLSGAELCRKVHKTYPDVRIVILTSHDDSHLVRLMMRNGAAGYLLKNTGMTELLAAIESVMEGNQFMDDQIKKNLVHEALTGQRISRYEIPLTRREQEILRLIASEASNQDIAAKLSISLRTVETHRFNITHKLDVKNTAGLVKEAIKRGLID from the coding sequence ATGCGGGAAGCTAAAATATCCGTAGCGATCGCGGATGATCACCTGATAGTAGTGAACGGCCTGAAAGCGATGCTGGCCAAAAGATCAGAACTGCAGATCCTCTTTGATGCTGCCAATGGAGAAGAATTGCTGGAAGCGCTGACTGTTCATCAGCCACATGTATTGCTGCTGGATATCCAGATGCCGGGACTCTCCGGTGCAGAGCTCTGCCGGAAAGTACATAAAACCTATCCGGATGTGCGCATCGTGATCCTCACCAGTCACGACGATTCTCACCTGGTACGCCTGATGATGCGGAATGGGGCAGCCGGTTACCTGTTAAAGAATACAGGTATGACGGAATTGCTTGCTGCTATTGAATCTGTAATGGAAGGCAACCAGTTTATGGACGATCAGATCAAAAAGAACCTGGTGCATGAAGCGCTAACAGGGCAACGGATCAGTCGTTATGAAATTCCCCTTACACGCAGGGAACAGGAGATCCTGCGGCTGATTGCCAGCGAAGCCAGTAACCAGGACATTGCTGCAAAACTCTCCATCAGCCTGCGAACGGTGGAAACACACCGGTTCAACATTACCCATAAACTGGATGTAAAAAATACAGCGGGCCTGGTAAAGGAGGCCATTAAAAGAGGACTGATCGATTAA
- a CDS encoding VOC family protein, which produces MKLGMVSIFVYNPIEAFKFYTEVLGFEEKMYMPEAHVAIVTAPDGPDGPLILLEPTENPIAKNYHTQLYEANIPCMVFSVENIDGEYNRLKQKGVVFTKEPQKTEYGSEAIFDDTCGNLIQLHQL; this is translated from the coding sequence ATGAAACTGGGAATGGTAAGTATTTTCGTATATAACCCCATTGAAGCTTTTAAGTTCTATACGGAAGTACTGGGATTTGAAGAAAAGATGTATATGCCGGAAGCACATGTAGCCATAGTTACCGCGCCTGATGGACCGGATGGCCCGCTCATCCTGCTGGAGCCTACGGAAAATCCCATCGCCAAAAACTACCACACGCAGTTGTATGAGGCCAACATTCCCTGTATGGTATTTTCTGTGGAAAATATAGACGGGGAATATAACAGGTTGAAGCAAAAAGGGGTGGTGTTCACAAAGGAACCACAGAAAACGGAATACGGGAGCGAAGCTATTTTTGATGATACCTGCGGCAACCTCATCCAGTTACATCAGTTATAA
- a CDS encoding DUF4199 domain-containing protein, with amino-acid sequence MKKNVLVCGLIGGAWLSIMLVYSIYLCYTRESFDGNMVLGFASMILAFSLIFIAVRNYRNKYNGGVITFGKAFKIGLYIALIASSMYVLTWVIDYYLFVPDFMEKFTAHSIKIAESKGASPAEIAEKAKEMAWYKDAYKNPLMVVLLTYLEVFPLGLIIALIAALILKRKHKKEVVVTN; translated from the coding sequence ATGAAAAAAAATGTGCTTGTCTGCGGTTTGATAGGAGGTGCCTGGTTATCTATTATGCTGGTGTATTCCATTTACCTCTGTTACACCAGGGAGAGCTTTGACGGTAATATGGTGCTGGGCTTTGCCAGCATGATCCTCGCCTTTTCCCTGATCTTTATTGCCGTCAGGAATTACCGGAATAAGTATAACGGGGGAGTAATAACCTTCGGGAAAGCCTTTAAGATCGGTTTGTACATTGCCCTGATCGCCTCCTCCATGTATGTGCTTACCTGGGTGATCGATTACTATCTGTTTGTGCCGGATTTTATGGAAAAATTCACGGCCCATAGTATAAAGATCGCGGAATCAAAAGGGGCATCGCCGGCTGAAATAGCAGAAAAAGCAAAAGAGATGGCCTGGTACAAAGATGCATACAAGAATCCGTTGATGGTGGTGTTACTCACTTATTTGGAAGTATTTCCGCTCGGCCTCATCATTGCCCTGATCGCTGCCCTTATACTTAAGCGCAAACATAAAAAAGAAGTTGTTGTCACTAATTAA
- a CDS encoding response regulator transcription factor yields MMKRFFMKNRETILYGLALALLLFLLKWLELRFIIIDHAFEIYIGAIAAIFTALGIWLAVKLTKPKTVVVEKEVYIKDFTLNENELNKLRLSKRELEVLQLMAEGLSNQEIAERLFVSLNTIKTHSSKVLEKLDVERRTQAVEKAKRLSIIP; encoded by the coding sequence ATGATGAAACGATTCTTCATGAAGAACAGGGAGACCATCCTGTATGGTCTCGCACTGGCGCTCTTGTTGTTCCTGCTCAAATGGCTTGAATTGCGGTTCATAATAATAGACCATGCTTTTGAGATCTACATTGGCGCCATCGCTGCTATATTCACCGCCCTCGGCATCTGGCTGGCTGTAAAACTCACCAAGCCCAAAACTGTGGTAGTGGAAAAAGAGGTGTATATAAAAGATTTTACCCTGAACGAAAACGAACTCAATAAACTCCGTTTAAGCAAAAGAGAACTCGAAGTATTACAATTAATGGCGGAAGGTCTCAGCAACCAGGAGATCGCCGAACGCCTTTTTGTTTCCCTCAATACCATTAAGACCCATTCTTCCAAAGTTTTGGAAAAACTGGACGTAGAACGCAGGACTCAGGCAGTAGAAAAGGCTAAAAGATTGAGTATCATACCTTAA
- a CDS encoding YwbE family protein, with product MNGQNRKDIYPGLEVGIILKKDQRTGKLTYGIVKDILTSSPFHSRGIKVRLEDGQVGRVAEISWLDT from the coding sequence ATGAATGGCCAGAATAGAAAGGATATATACCCGGGCCTGGAGGTGGGTATTATCCTGAAGAAAGATCAGAGAACCGGTAAACTCACCTACGGAATTGTAAAAGACATCTTAACCTCTTCCCCTTTTCACTCCCGTGGCATTAAAGTAAGATTGGAAGACGGCCAGGTAGGCCGTGTTGCCGAGATCAGCTGGTTAGATACCTGA
- a CDS encoding DUF779 domain-containing protein, translating into MRALRILATDEAVDLIIQLSMQYGLLMFHMNELGEPECTIDGRTKLSSRDTCIGEVAGCLFFMNKRKYESSKHTQLILDVEKGKENGLSLERALGLRFLVRSRLFTAEELEELEGMDEGPEMRMFSYIFGYGLQWV; encoded by the coding sequence ATGCGCGCACTACGCATTTTGGCTACGGACGAAGCCGTAGATCTGATCATTCAATTATCAATGCAATACGGACTCCTCATGTTCCATATGAACGAACTGGGAGAGCCGGAATGCACGATAGATGGAAGAACGAAATTAAGCTCCAGGGATACCTGTATCGGGGAAGTGGCCGGGTGCTTATTCTTTATGAACAAACGGAAATATGAAAGTAGCAAACATACGCAGCTGATATTAGACGTTGAAAAAGGAAAAGAAAACGGGCTTTCGCTGGAAAGAGCACTGGGATTAAGGTTTTTAGTGAGATCCAGGCTGTTTACGGCAGAAGAGCTGGAAGAACTGGAAGGAATGGATGAAGGGCCGGAAATGCGTATGTTCAGCTACATTTTTGGATATGGATTGCAGTGGGTATAG
- a CDS encoding AraC family transcriptional regulator yields MQVKNLLHEIELTQPKLLQTRVENRRIFNLNNCELNVFESYEKAWHIPLSFNDFVVTSMVRGKKRMHLFDQPSFDYLPGETVIVPANETMIIDFPEAADSNPTQCIGITIDDAYIRDTIQYLNMYYNSSDEYHNWKLQFNEYHFQNNTEVSSLINKLIRVCSSGDVGKNIYADLNLKELLIRLIQSQHLQQVAIEAGGNSNQDRLHFVLNYIHEHLTDRIAVDTLSRKAYLSRNVFFKWFREQFGITPLEYINRERVNLAKQLLSQTNENITTVSNHCGFTDVNYFIRVFKKTEGITPKVYQSICRP; encoded by the coding sequence ATGCAGGTAAAAAATCTATTACACGAGATAGAACTTACCCAGCCTAAGTTACTCCAAACCCGTGTCGAGAACCGCAGGATATTTAACCTCAACAATTGTGAGTTGAATGTATTTGAGAGTTATGAAAAGGCCTGGCACATTCCTTTGTCCTTTAATGATTTTGTGGTCACCAGTATGGTTAGGGGCAAAAAGCGGATGCATCTTTTTGATCAGCCATCTTTTGATTACCTCCCCGGCGAAACGGTAATAGTACCGGCCAATGAAACCATGATCATCGACTTCCCGGAAGCGGCAGACAGTAATCCTACCCAATGCATTGGTATTACCATAGACGATGCTTATATCCGCGATACCATCCAGTACCTGAACATGTACTACAATTCTTCAGATGAATACCATAACTGGAAATTGCAGTTCAACGAGTACCATTTTCAGAACAATACAGAGGTTTCTTCGCTGATCAATAAACTGATCAGGGTATGCAGCAGCGGGGATGTTGGAAAGAACATCTATGCAGACCTGAACCTGAAGGAATTACTGATCCGGCTGATCCAAAGCCAGCATTTGCAGCAGGTGGCTATAGAGGCAGGCGGGAACAGCAACCAGGACCGTCTGCATTTTGTACTGAACTATATTCATGAACATCTAACGGACAGGATAGCCGTGGATACACTGAGCCGCAAGGCTTACCTGAGCAGGAATGTTTTTTTTAAATGGTTCCGGGAACAGTTCGGCATTACACCGCTGGAATATATTAACCGCGAAAGAGTGAACCTGGCCAAGCAGCTGCTGAGCCAGACCAATGAGAATATTACCACTGTGAGCAATCATTGCGGGTTTACGGACGTAAATTATTTTATCCGCGTATTTAAGAAAACGGAAGGCATTACACCTAAAGTGTACCAGTCCATTTGCCGGCCTTAA
- a CDS encoding sialidase family protein yields the protein MNYSTLCILISLSLGCAKQVNTSPAPKIEDEVAATAAVAATAYHNSMVLFNGGNESIYHSFRIPSIIKTKNGTLIAICEGRRWSPSDWGDINVVFKRSTDNGATWSALGEVVGSGAGTWGNPTAVYDKDKGTNGRAWVFMSWNDANKAAWSDITAWGDRRVFSSYSDDHGATWSTPQDMSTTLLPPGYTWDAMGPGTGIQTTINTPGRLIIPAYGRNIYSDDHGTTWHYQPIPGGTDEGTIVELMNGSLLRNDRPGTTAWNTAKKRRKSIGTIAGSFAAWSVDNTLNDPKCQASILRYNGDDPHRIYFLNPNTIDKRCNMTVRISYDDGATWPISRAIYSGNTCDYANLTVAKGGYSSMVKTADYAVGALIEINENVAASATSNKSIEFHKFNLPWILNGQTEP from the coding sequence ATGAATTATTCCACCTTATGTATCCTTATTTCCCTCAGCCTCGGATGTGCCAAGCAGGTAAATACCTCACCGGCTCCGAAGATAGAGGATGAAGTGGCTGCCACCGCTGCTGTGGCTGCTACCGCATACCATAACAGCATGGTATTATTTAACGGAGGAAATGAAAGCATCTATCATTCCTTCCGCATTCCTTCCATCATTAAAACCAAAAATGGCACGCTGATAGCCATTTGCGAAGGGCGGAGATGGAGCCCCAGTGACTGGGGAGATATCAACGTAGTCTTCAAGCGCTCTACAGATAATGGCGCTACCTGGTCTGCACTGGGAGAAGTAGTAGGCAGTGGTGCCGGCACCTGGGGAAATCCCACTGCGGTATACGACAAGGATAAAGGAACCAATGGCCGCGCCTGGGTATTCATGTCCTGGAATGATGCCAATAAAGCTGCCTGGTCTGATATCACTGCCTGGGGAGACAGGCGGGTGTTCTCTTCCTACAGTGATGATCATGGGGCTACCTGGTCTACTCCGCAGGATATGAGCACCACATTGCTGCCACCGGGTTATACCTGGGATGCTATGGGGCCCGGTACAGGCATCCAGACAACCATCAACACGCCCGGCCGGCTCATCATTCCTGCTTATGGCAGGAATATCTATAGTGATGATCATGGTACCACCTGGCACTACCAGCCGATCCCCGGCGGCACAGATGAAGGCACTATCGTAGAATTAATGAACGGCAGCCTGTTACGGAACGACAGACCCGGTACAACTGCCTGGAACACGGCTAAAAAGAGAAGGAAGTCTATCGGTACCATTGCCGGAAGTTTTGCAGCATGGTCTGTTGATAACACACTCAATGATCCTAAATGCCAGGCATCCATCCTTCGCTACAATGGTGATGATCCGCACAGGATCTATTTCCTGAATCCCAACACAATTGATAAACGCTGTAATATGACGGTGCGTATCAGTTATGATGATGGAGCTACCTGGCCTATCAGCAGAGCTATTTACAGTGGTAATACCTGCGATTACGCTAACCTCACCGTTGCAAAAGGAGGGTATTCCAGCATGGTGAAAACGGCAGATTATGCGGTGGGGGCTTTAATAGAGATCAATGAAAATGTAGCTGCGAGCGCAACCAGTAATAAATCGATTGAGTTCCATAAGTTCAATCTGCCCTGGATATTGAATGGGCAAACGGAACCATAA
- a CDS encoding Crp/Fnr family transcriptional regulator, with the protein MDPLLQLRQAIARFSEIPDEEWTAFSEKLLFQHYKKGEFLCREGQTENFIFFLLKGATRNYFTKDGKEFTVDFHFEGDMLTAYYSFLTRRPSPVALEVIEDVEAILIPREHLLAFYAQGKTGERIGRLIAEMQYVRRLDREMELLSDTAEERYAKLIKRNPQLVQSISVKHLSSYLGIQPESLSRIRKQYGKGN; encoded by the coding sequence ATGGACCCACTCCTGCAACTGCGACAGGCCATTGCCCGTTTTTCGGAAATACCAGATGAGGAATGGACGGCCTTTAGCGAAAAACTTCTCTTTCAGCACTACAAAAAAGGCGAATTCCTATGCCGGGAGGGCCAGACGGAGAACTTCATCTTCTTTTTGCTGAAAGGTGCCACGCGCAATTATTTTACAAAAGACGGCAAGGAGTTCACAGTCGATTTTCATTTTGAAGGAGACATGCTCACGGCTTATTATTCTTTCCTTACCCGCCGCCCCTCTCCTGTTGCGCTGGAAGTGATCGAAGATGTGGAAGCCATCCTGATCCCGCGGGAGCATCTGCTGGCTTTTTATGCACAGGGTAAAACCGGGGAAAGGATCGGCAGGCTGATAGCAGAGATGCAATATGTACGGCGGCTGGACAGGGAAATGGAGCTACTCTCTGATACTGCAGAAGAACGGTATGCAAAGCTGATCAAAAGGAACCCACAGCTGGTGCAAAGCATTTCAGTGAAACACCTCTCCTCCTACCTGGGCATACAACCGGAAAGCCTGAGCCGGATCCGTAAACAGTACGGGAAAGGAAACTAA